A stretch of DNA from bacterium:
GAAATGATCGCGGCCCAGCTCTCGATCCTGCTGGATAACGTCCAGCTGCTCCAGGAACGGGACAGGCAGGTCACCGGACTGGAGCTGGAAAAGAACCGGGTCGAGGCGATCCTCCGGAACATGGGGGAGGGTGTTATCGTCACCGACTGGTCCTACAGGATCATTCACGCGAACCCCCTGGCCCATGAACTGCTGGGAGTTGACGATGAGGTCGAGGGGCGGCATCTGTTCGACCACATCCCCGCGGAAACGTTCCGGATCCTCCAGGAACAGCACATCGGCGTCAAGAACCCCACCTGGACGGTCCGTTTCACCTCCATCAAGGACAAGATCCCCCTGGTGGCCAGCGTGGCCGTGGTGGATGAACGCGAGGAACAGACCCTGGGGCTCATCATCCTTCTCAGGGACATTTCCGAGGAGGAGGAGCTCGACCACCTTAAGACAAGGTTCCTGGAGAATGTCTCCAACCATCTGAGAAACCCCCTGACCTCGCTCAAGGGATTTCTGGATCTCCTCTGGGACGATACCTACGACAAGGCCCCCCCGCGTCAGAAGGAATACCTCGATATCATTGCAGAGGAGACGGCAAAACTCGCCGAGATCGTGGAGGATCTTCTGAGCCTCTCCAGGATAGAGCTGACCGATTTCAGGTTCAATCCGGAGCCCTTCAACGTGTCCGAGACCCTGCTCAACGCCATGATCAGCAACCAGTCTTCCGCCCAGGCCCGAGGGATCACCCTCAAATCGGAGATCGCCGAAGGGCTGCCGGAGGCCTATGCGGACAAGGAAGGGGTAGCGGACATCACCAACAGGCTTTTGTCCAACGCCTTGAAGTACAATCCGCCGGAAACCGAGGTGATCATTGGAGCAAGGATCTGCGAGCGTCCCGGCCGGGAGGGCGATGTGGAGGTCTTCATCAGGGATTTCGGTCCAGGGGTTTCCGAGGACCGAAGGGAGGCGATCTTTGAGAAGTATACCAGGCACAGGATGCTCATCGACGCCGACGGCCAGGGCGTGGGACTGGGTCTTCCCATCTGCAGGCGCCTTGTGGAGATAAACGGCGGCATCATCGGTGTCGAGCCTGCCGAGGGAGAAGGCAGCCTCTTCTTTTTCACCCTCGCCTCCGCGGACAGGTCCGTAAGGGACGGAGACAGCCAGGAATGACACGCCCGGTGCCGATACGATCAGACCTGCCGCTCCCGCGGGATGAACTGAAGGGGTTTTTTCAGGAGCTGTCCCAGTTCACCGGTCTGGGCATCTCCTATTTCCCCGCCG
This window harbors:
- a CDS encoding response regulator, with the protein product MAYRILVVDDSPFIHELVKDVLVKEGYEIDRAMDGHEAMLSIGEAPPDLVLLDIIMPEMSGYQVCRLIRSDERLKALPVVMMTAKDTQKDRFWGLEVGADAYITKPIEQQALLETISSLLKEKREPIKPVSPDELSSESLKGRADDILERKLLELTIINETGKLFTYLDRPDALLMNSLNLICQVVDYDLGSIFVALPGAGEKLVALKYRNLPLKVSKKAVIKKGTETLALERKTEVAAIAALEARLIEESDLRDTLSRKAAASELMVTLRSSRGVLGSVTLFSHRNNFFIPDDRALVEMIAAQLSILLDNVQLLQERDRQVTGLELEKNRVEAILRNMGEGVIVTDWSYRIIHANPLAHELLGVDDEVEGRHLFDHIPAETFRILQEQHIGVKNPTWTVRFTSIKDKIPLVASVAVVDEREEQTLGLIILLRDISEEEELDHLKTRFLENVSNHLRNPLTSLKGFLDLLWDDTYDKAPPRQKEYLDIIAEETAKLAEIVEDLLSLSRIELTDFRFNPEPFNVSETLLNAMISNQSSAQARGITLKSEIAEGLPEAYADKEGVADITNRLLSNALKYNPPETEVIIGARICERPGREGDVEVFIRDFGPGVSEDRREAIFEKYTRHRMLIDADGQGVGLGLPICRRLVEINGGIIGVEPAEGEGSLFFFTLASADRSVRDGDSQE